A genomic stretch from Microcebus murinus isolate Inina chromosome 19, M.murinus_Inina_mat1.0, whole genome shotgun sequence includes:
- the DEXI gene encoding dexamethasone-induced protein, whose translation MPGARVAAHLDALGPLVPYVSPPLLPSMFFVGLFFVNVLILYYAFLMEYIVLNVGLVFLPEDMDQALVDLGVLSDPGSGLYDADSELDVFDGYLE comes from the coding sequence ATGCCCGGCGCCCGGGTCGCGGCCCACCTGGACGCGCTGGGCCCCCTGGTCCCCTACGTGTCCCCGCCGCTGCTGCCCTCTATGTTCTTCGTGGGCCTCTTTTTCGTCAACGTGCTGATCCTGTACTACGCCTTCCTCATGGAGTACATCGTCCTCAACGTGGGCCTCGTCTTCCTGCCCGAAGACATGGACCAGGCGCTCGTGGACCTCGGCGTGCTCTCCGACCCCGGCTCCGGCCTCTACGATGCCGACTCGGAGCTCGACGTCTTCGATGGGTACTTGGAGTAG